The following proteins are encoded in a genomic region of Triticum dicoccoides isolate Atlit2015 ecotype Zavitan chromosome 1B, WEW_v2.0, whole genome shotgun sequence:
- the LOC119299336 gene encoding uncharacterized protein LOC119299336, with amino-acid sequence MDSSTKLFHEWEIQILVLLSFTLQLFLFFAGRLRRQSSSGFLRLSTWAAYLGADLAAVYALGYLSKRQDDTTETNILTRTQPLAIFWAPFLLIHLGGQDTITAFAMEDNNLWLRHLLNLVTQVVIALYVFWKSIGKHSANLLFAGSFVFVAGIIKYGERTWSLKCGSLKSLESTDAKRYRKQLPEGISDDDGFVRAALDSMHHTIDILSERSMFGSKREELAEIDKTDQVIRMVKLQLGMMYDDLYTKALVLTTRSGVILRCISQASIIVAFALFLANDKERYNKADTIITYSLFAGCFFLEVCSIFVSMMSPWTWTWLKIHKWDTLAWFSWFVFRWDIGYPRMEQRWPNAIGQYNFHGWVTNSNLQPRTHSQRIMMVFRKFVGLFGVQKRKIFWMSKLLDTEYMDADNMIVEYIVKEISLLNSESSDDKAQGWQSISSHVKTAMNNCLKDFGYSTVVMHLLTEAHLQQYASSRSDIETNRPRADVPVGVMEVCRKLSNYMMYLMVHHPSMLPLSMSATASFDNFHKPENAENACDELELEASKETLEELARMWTRLLVYAAGKSRAAMHAAQLSGGGELITFAWLLMAHMEMGDTGSKRFHLTTDDFRAETNLTNVYLFYVPSEDQISGQKSDDE; translated from the exons ATGGACAGTTCGACCAAACTATTCCATGAGTGGGAAATCCAGATACTTGTGCTACTCAGCTTCACACTACAATTGTTCCTCTTCTTTGCTGGCAGGCTTCGGCGCCAAAGCAGCAGTGGGTTCCTGAGACTCTCCACCTGGGCAGCTTACTTAGGGGCAGATTTGGCAGCAGTTTATGCACTGGGCTATCTCTCAAAGCGTCAAGACGACACCACTGAAACGAACATACTTACAAGAACCCAACCACTAGCTATCTTTTGGGCACCATTTCTTCTCATCCATCTTGGCGGGCAGGACACCATCACTGCTTTCGCCATGGAGGACAACAACTTGTGGTTGAGGCATCTGTTGAATCTGGTGACGCAAGTTGTCATAGCTTTATATGTTTTCTGGAAATCCATCGGAAAACACAGTGCAAACCTTCTATTTGCGGGTAGCTTTGTGTTTGTTGCTGGAATTATCAAGTATGGGGAAAGAACATGGTCTCTCAAGTGTGGCAGCCTTAAAAGTCTTGAGAGCACAGATGCAAAACGTTACAGAAAACAATTGCCCGAAGGAATCTCGGATGATGATGGGTTTGTCCGTGCTGCTCTTGATTCCATGCATCATACCATTGATATCTTATCCGAGCGTAGCATGTTTGGGTCCAAAAGAGAAGAATTAGCGGAGATAGACAAAACTGACCAAGTGATTCGGATGGTCAAGCTTCAGCTTGGAATGATGTATGATGATCTCTACACcaaggcccttgtgctcaccactcGGAGCGGAGTTATACTTAGGTGCATCTCTCAGGCATCTATTATTGTTGCTTTTGCACTCTTCCTTGCAAATGACAAAGAGAGGTATAACAAAGCTGACACTATCATTACCTATTCATTGTTTGCCGGGTGCTTTTTCCTAGAAGTCTGTTCAATATTTGTTTCCATGATGTCACCTTGGACATGGACATGGTTGAAGATTCACAAGTGGGACACACTTGCCTGGTTCTCGTGGTTTGTCTTTCGTTGGGACATCGGATACCCAAGGATGGAACAGCGGTGGCCAAATGCGATTGGACAGTACAACTTCCATGGTTGGGTGACTAACAGCAACCTGCAGCCAAGAACACACAGTCAACGAATAATGATGGTATTCAGAAAGTTTGTGGGTTTGTTTGGTGTCCAAAAGAGGAAAATATTTTGGATGAGCAAGTTATTAGACACTGAGTACATGGATGCAGATAACATGATTGTGGAGTATATTGTAAAAGAGATTAGTCTCTTAAATTCTGAATCCAGCGACGATAAAGCCCAAGGATGGCAGAGCATTAGCTCCCATGTGAAAACAGCTATGAACAACTGCCTTAAAGATTTTGGTTATAGTACTGTCGTGATGCATCTATTAACTGAGGCACATCTTCAACAATATGCTTCTTCCCGTTCTGACATAGAGACAAATCGTCCAAGGGCAGATGTACCTGTTGGTGTGATGGAGGTATGCCGGAAGCTTTCAAACTACATGATGTACCTTATGGTTCACCACCCTTCCATGCTGCCGCTATCTATGAGCGCGACAGCTAGCTTCGATAACTTTCACAAACCTGAAAATGCTGAAAATGCCTGTGATGAATTGGAGTTGGAGGCAAGCAAGGAAACACTAGAGGAGTTAGCACGCATGTGGACGCGGCTCCTTGTTTACGCTGCAGGCAAGTCGAGGGCGGCGATGCATGCTGCGCAGCTGAGCGGTGGAGGAGAGCTCATCACGTTCGCCTGGCTACTCATGGCCCACATGGAGATGGGGGATACTGGCAGTAAAAGATTCCATCTTACCACTGATGATTTCCGTGCGGAAACAAACTTGACGAACGTATACCTCTTCTATGTTCCCTCAGAAGACCAGATATCAG GTCAGAAATCAGATGATGAATAA